A portion of the Lampris incognitus isolate fLamInc1 chromosome 9, fLamInc1.hap2, whole genome shotgun sequence genome contains these proteins:
- the mcl1b gene encoding induced myeloid leukemia cell differentiation protein Mcl-1b codes for MNIISTTRSKQASFAAGAIGSCFKYLPQNGVVEAPMHYGSGNTSSQMQLVSSTASLVNLNGGSPARPKVLGVTAPSNMAKTVLGDTGEDGGGSLPCTPELQSYSEVDVSVCPAGDEALENDTRQLLDTFFRGFTGLSHPRWTRDKALSTMKRVVEDVLDKHRYAYNGMINKLGLDDRGDDMSVVSSVAESLFSDGTTNWGRIASLVAFGAVVCQHLKERGMDHCVQLVGQEISSYLLTDQRDWLVKANSWNGFVDFFQVADPESSVRNTLMAFAGFAGIGATLALLIR; via the exons ATGAATATCATCTCCACGACGCGGTCTAAACAGGCCTCCTTCGCAGCCGGAGCCATAGGGAGCTGTTTTAAGTATCTTCCGCAAAATGGGGTCGTCGAGGCGCCCATGCACTACGGCTCTGGGAACACTTCCTCGCAGATGCAGCTGGTCTCGTCCACGGCTTCCCTCGTTAACTTAAACGGCGGCTCGCCGGCTCGGCCCAAAGTGCTGGGAGTGACGGCGCCCAGTAACATGGCCAAAACCGTGCTGGGCGATACGGGCGAAGACGGCGGCGGCTCGCTGCCGTGCACCCCGGAGCTGCAGTCGTACAGCGAGGTCGACGTGTCCGTTTGCCCGGCGGGGGACGAGGCGTTGGAGAACGACACAAGGCAACTGCTGGACACTTTTTTCAGAGGATTTACGGGACTTTCTCACCCGCGGTGGACGCGGGACAAGGCTCTGTCGACAATGAAAAGGGTTGTGGAGGACGTTCTCGATAAGCACCGATACGCATACAATG GTATGATCAACAAACTCGGGCTGGATGACCGAGGGGACGACATGAGCGTCGTCTCCTCAGTAGCGGAGAGCCTATTCAGCGACGGGACCACCAACTGGGGCCGCATCGCCAGTTTAGTGGCCTTCGGGGCAGTTGTGTGTCAGCACCTGAAAGAAAGGGGCATGGACCACTGCGTTCAGCTGGTGGGCCAAGAGATCTCTTCGTATCTGCTCACTGACCAACGGGACTGGCTAGTCAAAGCCAACTCATGG AATGGCTTCGTGGACTTCTTTCAGGTGGCAGACCCGGAGTCTTCAGTGAGGAACACGCTCATGGCCTTTGCAGGATTTGCTGGTATTGGGGCAACTCTCGCCCTGTTGATCAGGTGA